In Ancylomarina subtilis, the genomic stretch ATTCCGCCTGAATGGATGCTGATACTGTCATCTGGAATGATTTTTTCAATATCGATGGCACTAATTCGACCCAGGCCCTTACATTTTGGGCATGCTCCGTGTGGGGAATTGAAAGAAAAACTGTGTGGTGCAGGCGTGTTGTATGAAAGTCCTGTGCTTGGGCACATCAGTAAGCGGCTGTAATATTTAACTTCTTCACTATCCTTGTCCATGATCATGGTAATGCCTTTACCATGTTTCATAGCTGTCTGGATCGATTCTTTCAGACGCTTGTCACCAACTTCATCCACCACCAATTTGTCAATTAGAATTTCAATGGTGTGGCTTTTATAGCGATCCACTTTAAAACCGTGAAGCAATTCCACGATTTCGCCATCGACACGAGCATATAGAAATCCTTTTTTTCTAATTTGCTCGAACAGTTCTTTGTAGTGACCTTTTCGTCCCTTAACAATCGGGGCCAGAATATAAATACGTTTTTCGTTGAATTTATTGTAGATCAGGTCGATGATTTGCTCATCGGTATACTTGACCATTTTCTCGCCTGTTTCGTACGAATAGGCAACACTGGCTCTGGCAAAAAGTAATCGAAGAAAGTCGTAAAGCTCCGTGATGGTACCGACTGTAGAGCGTGGGTTTTTGTTTGTCGTTTTTTGTTCGATGGCGATAACAGGACTCAGCCCCGTTATTTTATCCACATCCGGGCGTTCCATTCCACCAAGGAACTGACGCGCATAAGCCGAGAAGGTTTCGATGTATCGGCGTTGGCCTTCTGCATAAATTGTATCGAAAGCCAATGATGATTTTCCACTACCGCTTAAACCGGTAATAACCGATAATTGGTTACGTGGAATGCTAACATCAATATCTTTAAGATTATGAACTCTGGCTCCAAGAACATCAATGTTCTCTGTTTCCAAAATTTCATTTGAAACGGTTTGCTTAGCTTTATCTTTCAATCTACAATCTCCTTATGCTTTATATGGTCTCAATTCTCTCAAGGCTAGGTAAACTCCATTGGGTCTAAATTGCCACCCTCTAGTTCTTTTTTTCTTGAGACGTTTTGTATTCAGAAAATGCAAAATTAATATATCCTTTGGCAGGAAGTGTAATTTCGTACTCTTTTTTATATTTATTTGTGAGATAGGGCTTTCTAAGCCAGGGATTAAAGAATTTCAAAAGTTTGTAATTGACCCCATTTTCTTTAGCAAAAAGAGCAAAATCCTTAATCCCGGTTTTAATTTTAAGCTTGCGGGTCGGAATATTTGGGTATAGATCACACTCGCGAAACTTGAAGCCGAAATTCTGAGGATTTTCCATAATGAGTTTTGCAGCTACAATTCGGAACATGTAACGAGCCGATTCCTCGCCTAGTAATAAATCGTAATAATTTCCTGCATCCTGAAGTTTCATTTGTGATAAAATATGCGAACGTCCTGCATTATAGGAGGCCGCAACCAAAGACCATGAACCGAATTTTTCGTAAGAATCTTTTAAATATTTACAAGCAGCATAGGTTGATTTCTCAATATTGTAACGTTCGTCAATTTCTTTGTTCACTTCCAGTTTATAGTCTTTAGCCGTTGGAGCCATAAATTGCCACACACCAACAGCGCCAGCTGGAGAAACAACTGTAGGTATTAAGCCACTTTCAATTAAGGCTAGATATTTAAAATCGTCGGGAACATTTTCTTTTTTAAGAATGGGTTCTATTATTGGGAAATAGCGGTTGGCTCGTTTTAAAAACAGTAGGGTTTGCGATTGCCAATAGGTGTTTACGAGTAATTCTCTATCAAGGGATTCTTTTACATCCCAGCGATCAAGAGGAACTTCTTCCTCTGCAAACTGAAGCTGGTTGGGAATTTGGATCGCATAGACATTATACTTGTCCATATATTCAGTTCCAATATGTTCGTTATTGTCATCTGACAATATTGAGTAATTAAACAACTGAGCCACGACATAACCACAGGCC encodes the following:
- a CDS encoding lytic transglycosylase domain-containing protein; its protein translation is MFKNNITKNILLTLALLACGYVVAQLFNYSILSDDNNEHIGTEYMDKYNVYAIQIPNQLQFAEEEVPLDRWDVKESLDRELLVNTYWQSQTLLFLKRANRYFPIIEPILKKENVPDDFKYLALIESGLIPTVVSPAGAVGVWQFMAPTAKDYKLEVNKEIDERYNIEKSTYAACKYLKDSYEKFGSWSLVAASYNAGRSHILSQMKLQDAGNYYDLLLGEESARYMFRIVAAKLIMENPQNFGFKFRECDLYPNIPTRKLKIKTGIKDFALFAKENGVNYKLLKFFNPWLRKPYLTNKYKKEYEITLPAKGYINFAFSEYKTSQEKKN